GCTATTTGGCAGATTTTGGCCTACATTTTGCGTAAGTATTTAGGGCCAGAGGAAGTACTTGTTGAACAATGACATCTGTTGCAGGCTTGCAGGTACGATAGTGTTCATGTAACTTCGCTTTTCTACTTTATAAAATGGTTTAAAAGTGGCACTAAACCCTCGATGTCAGACATTAGAGCACTGAAGTTCATCATTACGTTTAGTGAATGCAATTGAAACGCTGGGTAATGCAAGGGAATAATGAATCAAGCCACTTCTATAGCTTCTCCTAATTTATAGTTGCAGCCTTGCAGCTACAATAgagttcatgtacaacttttacaAGGTGTCTATTGTCATGCACCACAAAGTCCGGACGCGAAGGCCACCAAGATGTCATTGTTAGAAATTCATCCGTTTGTACACGCTGCAACTTCTCGTTTTCTATCTCTGATGTTTCATACTGATTTAGTGAATGCTTCGGCTGCCTGTGTACGGTGGACGCCAGGTGCTCAGATAGCCATCGTCCCAAGAGGCTGCATCTTCTCGTTTTGTATCTTTGATTTCGAGAATGCTTTGTCCGCCTTGATGCACATTGGATGCCAGTCGCTCAGACAGCCATAGCCCAAATTCCGATCAGATTTGACAGGGCTTCATCTTCTCGTTTTCCATGTTATTAGATTGATTTAATGAGTGATGATTTGAAGGTGAAATATATTTGAAAGGGCGCAAACGAGCAAAATTCAACTGCTGCAAAAGTGAGAGATCTGACTGCAGCTACAAGAAAATCAGAAAAACTACCCAAAACCAACCAAGAATAAGAGAATCAGGGACCAAATAGATGCGATCAGAGCCTGTCGGGATGTATGCGTGTCTTCACTTTGTGACATCAGGGGATTGACAGACTATCATACATAACATCATCACCTCGCATAAAAATCAATCTCCCAACAAACGAGGGCTTAGAACCTTCATGATTCCTATCTTTGACGCAACTAAAGCGCGGTCAATTGAAGGAAAAGCATGCACAGACAGAGAGATAACAGAAGAAAAATCATCGGGTAGAGAAAATATGCGATCAGAGCCTGTCGGGATGTATGTGCGTCTTCACCTTGTGACATCAGGGGATTGACAGATACATTAATCATCACCTCGCATCAAAATCATCTACCAATCTATCTACAAGCAAACGGAGCAAGAGCCTACGAAGATCAAATCGGACAATAACAGAGCTGGATCGAAGCGAAAGGAGGGGTGGCTCAGAACTTCTTAGAGGGTTGTGTTACCGACATCGACGCATCCGCCTCCGGCACAGGTTTCGTTCCTCATTGCGGACACCAATTAGAGCAACCAAGCTCCAAAGAACCATGTAAAATTTCGCAAGAAAGCAGACAGAAAAACGAAATTGAGAAAACGGCTTCAAGAGAGGGAATTGAAAGTTGCAACAGAAATTCAGAACGCCATTGGGGCTTGGTCACATGAATCAGTTCAAGACGGCGGCTGATGAAAGCAGCAGTGCGCGCCCTTCGTCTTATAGGGAGTGGgatgggaaaccctagatcttggCAGGCCAGTGCCATTGGGCTTCCACAGATACAGGCAAGGATAACGGAACAATGAGCCTAATGGCCCAACTTGTGGGCTTGGGCCAGCTTGTAGAAATTACGCGTGCAAAATAAACTTCTTGAAACCCTCTGAAAAACAAGTTCTAAAAAAACTAAACtgaaaatcaaatttgaatttcagTAGTTGGAACTCTGTTGAACTTATTTCATTATCAAAAAAATTGAGAGATCATGTTAAAAAAAATATTGAGGTCCCTGCATAGGGCAACTAATCTAGAGTTTTTTAAGAGGAACATGTAGATTTCATGAAACGACTTCTCTGTTTCCTCTAATATAAGATGTTATATGTTAGTATTACAACCAATATAGTATATTATGTAACGGGTGTAGTAGTAAACAATGAAAACCATTGGTTTTCAACCAAATTTTAAAGGCTGTAAAATGAATTATCTGAAAGACCGACAGAGTAATCTCTACACAAAGACTCAAAACAAACACGCAAAACACGAAGTTaagacaaaaaaaaaaccaaatgaATCCCTCATGCTCTACATTAAAACTCTTGAATTCCGGTTCTACCCAGAATTGGACATAAAGTTTGTTAACATCCACCATGGAAGCACTTCGTCATGTGAGGCGTAAAGAAAGAAACAATCTTGCAACATGGGCCAGGGAATCACCCCCATCTTGGCAAAGAGAAAAATCATTGTTACCGACCACTCCCGGGAAGTAGGATCCGGGTCCTAGATTCATCGAGTCTGAAGAAGTTGAGGAAAAATCTTGTCATGCCTGACAAATCAACCATTGATCGGTGTGAGACTAACCCCACATCTCGATTGACACTAAAGGAAGAACCACCATCTCGTGGGAGGATAATTTTTTCGCAAGCTGTTATTGCATCCGTTAAACCGAGACCACGAACACCTACGGACCTAATAGAAACAACATAAAATCAGCCTTGCCCAACCTCATGTAAAAATGAAGTGCTTGGATATTAAGGTGGAGGCAGCGGGTCTGTGGTAGCTAGCGTTCGTGGCTTCAGGCTGTCATTGCTCCTCCATAGAACTTCGATTGAGAACTAAACTAAACAGCCTTTGCTCAAGAGCATGTGCTTTCGCTGGATCATGCGTTAAGGGAATGTTGGATTTGATCATAAGCCAACCCCACCAAAAATGTGGCTACCGAATATTTTGGTCACAAGTTTGGTTCTCCATGTTTTGGCCAATGTTGGCAGGGAAAATGAACTAGAAATAGACAAAGATCTGGTAACCATCCAAGAAAGAGCCCAAATTCTAGCCAAGAATAACCAACCTTTTTTAGATGAAGAACAAACAATTTGCATTCTTGAACTTGGTCATCGACCAAAACTATCTTACTAATAAAACTGGTTTCTCCATCGAAGTTCATCAATTTAACTAGAGTTCACTAAAAGTTGAAGCATTGTAAGTCCGGGATATAACAACAGGCAATACACATAACACATGTACTGGCATTGGCAGTTATCAAATTGACAAACAAAGGTTTAGATATCAGATGTCATCTTATCTTCTTTCATTTTATTGTACATCCAAATGAGAAGGGGCAACACCAATGTTTATATTAATTAGCACGGAAGGCAAACAACAGAATTTACAGTAAGAACTATCACAGTGATAGTAGGTTCGTTGCTTCAGCCATCCAAACCACAACCCACATATAATTGTTTCACACACTAGAGAACCCATACTAACAGAAGTTCAAAACTTACAAGTATTCACTAAGTACATTGTGTATATCTCGATACACCAGTACACAACAAGGGCCCTTTGCACATTCCGGTCACCAGAGCCGTGCCAGCTACAAGTCTTCAGCTGGCTACTACCATGTTCTCCAATTGAAGTCAGCTGAGCCTAGGCCTTGGTGAGAAACTGATGTCTGCTATCAAATGGAAAAAAAATGGACCAGTTTGTTCAGATGAAGCAATCCCTCTGTTTGAAAGAAATAAAGTGACAAGGTTTTGCACACCAACGCAAAAGTATGCCAAAACATCCACATTTATTTTTTGTTCAGGTCTAAGGTCGGGGAGCAAATTGGTAGCTCAGACTCTTACTAATTCCGCAGTCtgtagttattagtaacttggtaTTAACCCCAAACATTTCTCAAACACAATTCCATGCCTGTTTGTGTGCCTACTGCTGAGCAAACCCAAAAAAAAAGATCTAGATCCATGCAATACATCATACTCAGTATGTGATTTAAATTGACCATAGCAATTTGGAACAACTATAAAAGGTTAAGTTTTAGTCAATTGCTGAAAGATGTCAATTATACTGGTGAAGTGATTATTAATGAAGCAATTGTTAAGAACAATCGAATATGTCGAAGCTAGTTTTTAGTTTGCTTCATATCACATTAAATTTCAGAATAAACACTACTCCTTTCGATCCATATTAACTGTCTgtaatatgaatgtatctagatatattttagttctagatacaaccATACTAGCGAcaggtaatatgaatcggagggagtagcaaATATTAGTTTGACTGTAGATAATCATTAAAAAATCAATGTATTTATGCACCAAATAAACAAGAATAGAGCTACTGGTCCAAACAATAAAAAACTATACATTACCTGGGAGCATAAGCATCAGTAAACACATCAGTCAACCCTAAGTTCTCCAGGCTCAGTATTATTCTGATCTTTCTGTAACCGAGAGGCAGGCAAAATAGATTTGAGTTGGGTGTTCTCCATGTTTGATAACAATTGCGTGACGGTCTTAATTTGAGAAGCACTGCATAGTTTAGAAAAATGATGTTACCAGATGTGACACTGAAGAAAAATAACTTCAACATAGTAAAATTCTGTTGAGAATATATATGGTGACAGAAGCTCTTCAGGTAAGCTACAGTTGGTTTTAACGATTCTTTCGAAGAATGAATATGCATGGCATGAAATCGGGATAATCACCTTTGCAAACTACTGTCCATAAAAGCATCCAAGGAAGAAATTACATTAGGTAGTTGTTGTAGCACCTAAAATAGAACAGGGTACAAATGTTAATATGTACATTACAAGGATATAGTTTCTCATCAATGCAAAATGGGCATCTTACGTGCTCTGTGTTCTTTGTAAGAGATGTTTTTGCCAAGAGATTCTTCGGGAGTTTTGCCAAGTGGACCTGTGACGAAATGTTAGCATAATGTAGTTGTAGAATTGTAACACTCTTGAATATATTTCTTTTGGACACAGACCCAAGAATCACGTATATGTCACTCATGAATTCAGCGAACTGGCTATCTGCAGTTGATATACTGAGTCTAGTGGGTTTGCTCCATAAGGTCTAGACAAGAATGAAAACACAGAAACAAAATAGCGTTGTAATACCATGCTGCATCTGCACACTCCAGAGCAGCATTTTCCAGGTTTCTCAATGCCAATCAAAACCCGAACTACTTGATCAATGTCGATGGAAGATCTTCATCCATATACTAGATTATAATATGCAACAAAGAAACTAGGATACAAATCCTAATGGCGTCAAAATTCATTCAAAAACTAGTAGCAAAGTGGCAGTACTGCATCAATCATAAGATTCACAACCTTGGGGCACATGAATAAACATCATGCAGCATCAGCACCTATTTCCTGTCAAATTTTCCCAGATTTGACTAATCGTTTTTGTTTTTATCACATCCAAAGGGATGCGGAACATCAAGGAACTGGAGGATGAGAAAGAGTCAGGGAGAGAGCCGGAAAGAGACCTGGGCAGGGGAAGACTGCTCCATGAGCTGGAGGAGGTTGGAGGTGGACTGCACCGCCTGCCCTATCTGCTCCGCCACGGCCGCCTtcgctcctccgccgccgcccgtcgCCGCAGCCATCTCCcacgccgtcgtcctcgtcgcacACGGCAGCCTCAAGATAATTCGAGGCCCGGCCCAATCAACTGCAACACGGGCCTGATGGGCTGTCCTTCAAAGGACCCATTCGTAATTCGAAAGATTTTCAGAGGTGCTGGGCGCAAAACTTCCGATCCCCCTAGAACACGACGCGGCTCCACCGGCCGACGGTGAGGAAGAGTAGGGaagatggcggcggcgcgggggcaaAAGACGCTGGCGACGCTGGTGAAGTCGCTGCGGAGCGGGCCTATCTCCAACTCCAGCGCCCCCAGGCTCAGGCACCTCCCGTCTCTCAGGTACGCATCGGCTTCCCCTCCCCTTCCTCCTTGTTCTCTCCTGCTGATGGATGATGCGTGCCTGATTTGACGGCAATATGGATTTGGTTTGATCAGGAGGACCTTCTCGCTCTACGACCAGATCAACCTCATCGACAGCGTCCCCGAAGACCAGCTCCGCTTCCAATCGTAACCTCTCCTTATATCATCCCCGTTCCATTTCAATTCCTTTCAGCTTTTTTATGTGCGATAGTAAGAATGCCCTCTTCAACATCTGGAAAAAAAATGCCCTCTTCTAAACCTATCTGTGAACCTTTAAATTTCTGGAATGTGCATGAATTCGGTTGCGCTTTAGCCATTTAATGTATGATCGACGAATCATCATGGTATTTTGATAGATTTACTCGAATATTAGGGTTGGTCTAGAAGTTTAATTACAAAATTATCTGGAAGGTCCTGTGATTGATCAGTGTCCTGAAGTTTAGTTACAAACTGCTGTTCTTTTCTTAAAACCAGATACCGCCTACAGAGTGATGTAGCTACTATTGTTCTATATTGTAATGCTAGTCTTTTGTAGGAATAAACCAGAACAATCCTTCTAGAGCTATATGCTGAGAATCCGTACTATCACGAAATGCAATATCATTTTCCAGCAGATGTAGTGAGACTGAAGAGGTTTTTGGCTAGAAGTGATTATCTTTCGTATAGGATAGTTAACTCATATACTTGCTTGACGATGAAGGGCTGCATCTCCCCATTTTTTCTTTTTATCCTTTAGTTGCTAGATATAAAGTAGATGCTGTACTGCTACGAAGAATTTCTGAGAATTGATCAGTAACGTCCACAAAAGTAAATTGACCGACCCCTTTTGGGGGATAAGCTATTCTGAACTACTCTTGCCGATTATTGTTTACCTTAAGTACGCTTCTCAATTACAAATGCTTCAATTGTTTGTTGCAACTTGCAAGAGGTAGATGAACCTAGGATTCATTTTTTTCTGAAGGATGATAAGGGAAACAAACAGAAATGCCGCTATTAGCTGCCAGCTGATATGCATGAGAAAAACTATCTAGCAATTTGGGTGTTCCAAAGCTCAGATTTAGATACATGTCTGGTTTTGGAAAGCATCATTTTAATGCTCTGATGACTAAGGCTGTCACACAAAATAGTTTGTTACTATACATGTTTTCCTTGTTAAGCTGCATAGTACTCCTTATAAGTAAGCCTTGTACTGAACTGTTTTTTATATTCACAATAGAAATGGAGCAGCACAAGGttgtggaggaacaactccaccgTGTTGCTACAACGTGGGCAGCACAATTGTTGAAGGAACCGCTTCAACATGCTGCGCTAGATATCGCTCTAGGGGCGTAGGCTAGATATCGCTCTAGGGGCGGGGCTGTCAAGAGTTCAATCTGAAACTCTCAATACACAAGATATAGTCCAAGATCTTAAGACAGAACACAAGGTTCCATTTATTTGATAGGTAGGGGGTACATAGTCCGATTACATAGGTAGAGGTTggacctctatttataggctgcaTGAGCCTTCACTACTTAGCTCTACTTACAACTAGAGTGTTCTAGAGAACACTACATAAGCTAGGGAAAGAACTACAAATATCCTAGTTACAACTTATACTAGAATACTCTGGAAACCACTACAACACACATAACTAGAGGATCATATTACCTAGAATATAGTAGAAGTGTGTAGAAGCTAGTAGTAGATCTTActtctgttttatttttattttattttatatatTGTCCCTCATCAAGAAAGCTGGAGAAATGCTTTGGATTCTCATTCTCTTTGAACAAATCACCTTGCACTATGTCATGAGGGGTGGATAGGACaacatatactccctccgatccatattacttgatgctaaaatagatgccctccgatccatattacttgacgcTAAAATAGATATATCTACTACCTCTGTCTATAAATAGACGTCCGAGATTTCTCTAAATCTGGATGTATTTAGACACTATTtagtatctagatacatccaaatttagacaaacctcagacatctatttatagacggagggagtactaaaaaatggatgtatctatagatacatctattttagcgtcaagtaatatgaatcggagggagtaactTTTGTTTTTGCATTCTTTGTTACTTTGTCGAACTTGACGTAGGATAGTTAACTCATAGTCTTGCTTGACGATGAAGGGCTGCAGCTGCCCATTTTTCCTTTGTTATCCTTTAGATTCTAACTAGATATATGAAGTGGATGCTGTACTGCTACAAAGAAATTCCGAGAATTGATCACTAGCTCTCAAATTATTTTGGTGTTCCTAGCCAATATGAAATTGGATAGATCGAAGTGGTTTCTTATCCTGGGGTggaggtgtgtgtgtgtgtgtgtgtgtggggggggaggGTAAGCTATTCTGACCTACTCTTGCCGATTCTTGTTTACCTTATGTACACTTGTCAAGCATAGATGCTTCAATTGTTTGTTGCAATTTGCAAGAGGTTGATGAAGCTAGGATTCATTTGTTCTGGAAGGATGATAAGGAAAACAAACAGAAATGACATTGGTAGATGTTAGCTGATGCTGCATCAGAAAAATATCTGGCAGTTTGGGTGTTCAAAACCAGAGATTTAGATACATTTCTGGTCTCAGGAAGCATATTTTAATTCTTTCATGAGTTATGAGTAAGGCTGTCACCTAATTTTTTGGTATACCTGTTTTCCTTGTTAAGCTGCATAGTACTCCTTATAAGTAAGCCTTGTACTGAACTGTTTTTTATATTCAATAGAAAACTGGAGAGATGCTTTGGATTCTCAGTTTCTCTTTAATGAATTGTCTTGCACTAGTTTCATGAGGGGTGGATAGGACAACATATAGTGTGTTTTTTACATTCTTCGTTCCTTTTTCTAACTTTTGTTTTATTTGCTGAGAATCATCCTGTCAGTCTGTCTTATATGCAATGCACAAGAGTAACCGAAATTGCCAAAACCAGTGGTTCAGGACACACCTGAATTTTGCCATGACTTGGCAGTTATATTCTCTTGTTATGCTTTCAGTATTTTGTGTATTTTCTGAAGAATTTTTTTTTACACCATTTCATTTAGTTCTTAGAACTTGTATATTTAATCAAATGACTCAAAATTCTGCCTCTGCAGTTACGATGACACTGGATTCAATATCAACAATGTAAAATATGAAGGGAGCTTACTGATAGTTGAAAACAAGATAATGACCTGGACACCCAAAACATTTGCAGATATAACTGCTGAAAGGTAGGTTTCGTTGAACCTCGGATGTTGATGTTGATGACTGTAatgtattactccctccgttcctttctataatgcctattgttttttagcatttgtttcataatataagagtaaagctatgttttttttgcaaagaaccccttccaccgatcAGGTTAAGTCCAGAAAATCTGGAAATCGATCTGGTCATGTATTTCTGAGATCTATTTTCAGTTTCCTATTTTGTCTGTGATATCGTTTAGGGGTTTTGTGTGAAAAAATGGctcgcgctaatttccgtgccaaaaaacaataggcactatagaaaggaacagagggagtatttgtTCTACACATGTCTTGAGCAATGCATTATTTTCTGTATACGTATCTTGAGCAATGGCTCAATTCTATTAGATCATGTGATACTATTTGTTTAGTGCTTTTGAATCTATTCCTGTCCGTTTGTTATTCACTGACAATTCAATTCCTTCTTTAATGCAGTCTATCGATCTTCAAAGTTGTGCACCCAATCCCAGGTATCTTGGCCAGTACTGTATAGTTGTTCGAGATATTCTATTATGCTAATGTTATCATTTCAAATGGGCGTGGTTCCCAAGGGTGGGCATTTCATGTTCACATTTGTCAGGTTGAAATGAATATTGTTTAGCAGTGCAAGATGTTTGCTGTCCTTTTCTTATTTCCTTGTTGGGGCTGAACAAGTTGCTCTAGTTTTTATCCAAGTACAGTGCTGAAAAACTAATACTGACATTTCGTCAGTGCCAAGGGGTGAACCAAACTGGTTCTGTTCTTCAAATTTGTGAACCAAACTAATGTTGATGTGTTTATAATGTGAAATATGCTGTACTTTTCTCCAGAGATTCTGATTCTTGGTTGCGGGAAATACGTCCAGCCAGTCAGCCCTGAGCTGCGCAAGTTCATTCGGTCAACCGGGATGAAACTGGAAGCCATTGATTCGGTAATGTTCGAATGCATGTCCTCCCTCTATGTTCAACATAGGGAAAACCTCAATTTCAAGTAGAAGCTTTAACAACTTTGACGTAAATTCTTAGCTTTTCATTTGCCTAATGCACTGCGTTGATCGGCAGAGGAATGCGGCTTCGACGTACAACATTCTGAACGAAGAGGGGAGGCCAGTCGCGGCTGCAGTTCTCCCGTTCGGGGTCGACTCTTGATACGCCATCACAAACGTTCTTGTGTTCTCCTTCAGGTCAATAGAGCTGACATGAGTCCTCTCCTGTACTGGCATCGAATTCTGTAGCAACCGATGCCAAGCGTTGTTGGTGCCCGCTCCTTTTGTCCCCTGAGAAAAAGTTGCCTTGGTTGTGACTTGTGAAGCGCATATCCTCTTGGTCTTGTAATCGTGGGAAAAGGGAAAAAACAAGAATCACCTAGTGTGCATCAGAATAACCGAATAAGGAGGGCGAGCCCGACTGTGTTTTTTGTGTTACCTGGGTTTATCTTTTTGTTATGTATGCGTCTGCTATGATCATTGACGTTGACGTGTGCATTGACGCAAACACATTTGTGTCATTGTCCAGTAGCAATAACAGAAAGTTAAATAAACTGTGGCCGCGTAGATTGATTTCTGTGCGGATGGTGAATTCCAGCCAGGTTCGACCGCAGGATCAGAAAGTCTGGCACGTGTTCTCTTGGTGTGGAAGACACGCTGCCGACCTGGGCTCACGGCCGAAACTCGCTCGGAGAAACGTACGGCTCGACAGGCTCGTGAGTCATGAGTGATCCTAAGATTCGATGTCGCTCAAGAGTCGAGAGCGCTCACGCATGCGGAGGCGTGGCTGAGACGAACGCTTAAGCATGTGGTGTTGGGGTTGGCGTCCCTTGAACGCACAATCGCGAggcaaagatcgagaatcagatGGTTACGAGAGGGAGACGCTAATACCAAGCTGTTCCATGCGGTGGCCAACGGGAGGAGAACCAAGAACTACATTGCCGCTGTGAGAGTTGGGGAGGAGATGGTGACTACACAGGAGAGGAAGAATGAGGTGTTCACCGAGGAGTTTCACAGGCTGATTGGGAGCATTCAAAACAGGGAACACACCCTAAACCTGGAGGCTTTAGATATCCCAGTTGCGGACTTGAGTGAGCTGGACTCCATGTTCACGGAGGATGAGGTATGGAACACAATCCGGGAAATGCCAGGAGATAGGGCGCCGGGACCGGATGGGTTCACCGGCGCTTTCTATCAGCGCGCATGGCCAATCATTAAGCGTGACATCCTGGCCGGCCTCATGAAGCTATGTGTGGGAGATGGCAGAGGTTTCGCCCGGCTGAATCGAGCGTTAATCACCTTGATACCTAAGAAACCGGACGCTATGGAGACAAAGGATTTCAGGCCTATAAGTTTGGTGCATAGCTTTGCCAAGCTGTTCTCGAAAATCATTGCCAATAGGCTACGGCTGAGGCTTGGAGAGATTGTCAGCATGAATCAATCCGCGTTCATCAAGCATAGAAGTTTGCATGACAACTTCGTTTTGGTGAGGCAAGTAGCCAGGAAGATTAACATGAGGAGGCAGACGGGAGTGCTGCTAAAGCTAGACCTAGCCCGTGCCTTCGATTCCATCTCTTGGAGCTTCCTGTTCGAGGTGTTGAGGAGAATGGGGTTTGGAGAGAGGTTCTTAAAATGGATAGCTCTGCTGTTATACACGGCAAACACGAAGGTTTTGGTGAACGGTGTGCCAGGTGACCGCATTTACCATGGCAGAGGCTTGAGACAGGGTGACCCCACGTCACCTATGCTATTTGTGGCGGCCATGGAGACGCTCTCGGCCATGGTCACCAAGGCAGCGGGAGAGGGACTCTTTGGGGATTTAGCTGCCATCTCCCCCTTGCAGAGGATTTCGGTATATGCCGATGATGTTGTCATTTTTATCAAACCGGAGTACAGGGAGTTGAGGGCGATGAGTCATATGCTAAACAT
This Lolium perenne isolate Kyuss_39 chromosome 1, Kyuss_2.0, whole genome shotgun sequence DNA region includes the following protein-coding sequences:
- the LOC127310728 gene encoding tobamovirus multiplication protein 2B gives rise to the protein MAAATGGGGGAKAAVAEQIGQAVQSTSNLLQLMEQSSPAQVHLAKLPKNLLAKTSLTKNTEHVLQQLPNVISSLDAFMDSSLQSASQIKTVTQLLSNMENTQLKSILPASRLQKDQNNTEPGELRVD
- the LOC127310718 gene encoding uncharacterized protein yields the protein MAAARGQKTLATLVKSLRSGPISNSSAPRLRHLPSLRRTFSLYDQINLIDSVPEDQLRFQSYDDTGFNINNVKYEGSLLIVENKIMTWTPKTFADITAESLSIFKVVHPIPEILILGCGKYVQPVSPELRKFIRSTGMKLEAIDSRNAASTYNILNEEGRPVAAAVLPFGVDS